In a single window of the Streptacidiphilus sp. P02-A3a genome:
- a CDS encoding alpha/beta fold hydrolase, with translation MRLNTREWGSGERIAVLVHGIMSDSRTWRRVGPALADRGYRVIAVDLRGHGGSHPRDADPDPGSDGAETGRYAPHRYAEDLAETLPPGVELAVGHSLGGLALAGAVERLRPRRAVYLDPAWRFDPLGAGFDPALFAEFADRATPALVAAMNPRWEQADVDTEMETLAVWDRACAAALTPLAGRRLLPERAVAPSLVLTADPSRLVPAEEAALLRARGFEVRTVPEAGHTIHRDDFAGFMTALEGWI, from the coding sequence GTGAGGCTGAACACTCGGGAATGGGGCAGCGGCGAGCGGATCGCGGTACTGGTCCACGGGATCATGTCCGACTCCCGCACCTGGCGGCGGGTCGGACCGGCGCTGGCCGACCGGGGGTACCGGGTGATCGCGGTGGACCTGCGCGGCCACGGCGGCTCCCACCCCCGCGACGCGGACCCCGACCCGGGATCCGACGGCGCGGAGACCGGCCGCTACGCGCCGCACCGGTACGCCGAGGACCTCGCCGAGACCCTGCCGCCGGGGGTGGAGCTGGCCGTCGGCCACTCGCTCGGCGGCCTGGCGCTGGCCGGCGCGGTGGAGCGGCTGCGGCCGCGGCGCGCGGTCTACCTGGACCCGGCCTGGCGCTTCGACCCGCTGGGGGCGGGCTTCGACCCGGCGCTGTTCGCCGAGTTCGCCGACCGGGCCACGCCCGCGCTGGTCGCCGCGATGAACCCGCGCTGGGAGCAGGCCGACGTGGACACCGAGATGGAGACGCTGGCGGTGTGGGACCGGGCCTGCGCCGCCGCGCTGACCCCGCTCGCCGGGCGGCGGCTGCTGCCGGAGCGGGCCGTGGCGCCCTCGCTGGTGCTGACCGCCGACCCGAGCCGGCTGGTCCCGGCCGAGGAGGCCGCGCTGCTGCGCGCCCGCGGCTTCGAGGTGCGTACCGTCCCGGAGGCCGGGCACACCATCCATCGGGACGACTTCGCCGGATTCATGACCGCGTTGGAAGGCTGGATCTGA
- a CDS encoding protealysin inhibitor emfourin, whose translation MRIQVIRDGGVTGVERRASLDTEGRPDAPHIHALAREVLSSGTRTASFGVPDGFHYAITVDGRATVHCTEPQLTDGQRDLIRLVLSQGQ comes from the coding sequence ATGCGTATCCAGGTCATCCGCGACGGCGGGGTCACCGGTGTCGAGCGGCGCGCCTCGCTCGACACCGAAGGCCGCCCCGACGCCCCGCACATCCACGCCCTGGCCCGCGAGGTGCTGAGTTCCGGCACCCGCACCGCCAGCTTCGGCGTACCGGACGGCTTCCACTACGCCATCACCGTCGACGGCCGGGCCACGGTGCACTGCACCGAACCCCAACTCACGGACGGGCAGCGGGATCTGATCCGACTGGTGCTGTCCCAGGGGCAGTAG
- the recO gene encoding DNA repair protein RecO yields the protein MALFRDDGVVLRTQKLGEADRIITLLTRQHGRVRAVARGVRRTKSKFGARLEPFSHVDVQFFSRGEELVGRHLALCTQVETIAPYGGRIVADYPSYTAGTAMLETAERFTENEGEPAVQQYLLLVGALRTLAAAEHAPPLVLDAFLLRSLSVNGYAPSFDDCAKCGLPGPNRFFSVQTGGVLCHDCRVPGSVVPSPETMELLGALLSGDWESADACEPRHCREGSGLVAAYVQWHLERGLRSLRYVDR from the coding sequence ATGGCCCTGTTCCGTGACGACGGTGTGGTGCTGCGCACCCAGAAGCTGGGTGAGGCGGACCGCATCATCACCCTGCTCACCCGCCAGCACGGCCGGGTGCGCGCGGTCGCGCGCGGCGTGCGCCGCACCAAGTCCAAGTTCGGCGCCCGGCTGGAGCCCTTCTCCCATGTCGACGTGCAGTTCTTCTCCCGGGGGGAGGAGCTGGTCGGCCGCCACCTGGCGCTGTGCACCCAGGTCGAGACGATCGCCCCCTACGGTGGCCGGATAGTGGCGGACTACCCCAGCTACACCGCCGGGACGGCGATGCTGGAGACCGCCGAGCGCTTCACCGAGAACGAGGGCGAGCCCGCCGTGCAGCAGTACCTGCTGCTGGTCGGCGCGCTGCGGACGCTCGCGGCGGCGGAGCACGCGCCGCCGCTGGTGCTGGACGCCTTCCTGCTGCGCTCGCTCTCCGTCAACGGCTACGCGCCCAGCTTCGACGACTGCGCCAAGTGCGGGCTGCCCGGCCCCAACCGTTTCTTCTCGGTCCAGACGGGCGGGGTACTCTGCCACGACTGCCGCGTGCCCGGCAGTGTCGTACCCTCCCCTGAGACGATGGAGTTGCTGGGGGCACTGCTCTCCGGCGACTGGGAGTCGGCGGACGCCTGTGAGCCACGTCACTGCCGTGAGGGCAGCGGCCTGGTCGCGGCGTACGTCCAGTGGCATCTGGAGCGGGGCCTGCGCTCACTGAGGTACGTCGACCGCTGA
- a CDS encoding isoprenyl transferase, whose amino-acid sequence MATARRGLFGGGKREYLPPPPHPSGARPPALPADLVPEHVAIVMDGNGRWAKERGLPRTEGHKVGESVVLDVLKGCLELGVKNLSLFAFSTENWKRSPDEVRFLMNFNRDVIHRRRDEMHEMGIRVRWAGRMPKLWKSVVQELQVAEEMTRDNDAMTLYMCVNYGGRAEIADAAAALAADVAAGRLDPRKVNEKTLAKYMYHRDMPDVDLLIRPSGEQRTSNFLVWQSAYAELVFQDVLWPDFDRRDLWRACEEYASRDRRYGGALPNAVPDEPVLPEQLVH is encoded by the coding sequence ATGGCAACTGCACGACGTGGACTGTTCGGGGGCGGCAAGCGCGAGTACCTGCCGCCGCCGCCCCATCCCAGCGGCGCCCGCCCGCCCGCGCTCCCGGCGGACCTGGTCCCCGAGCACGTGGCGATCGTGATGGACGGCAACGGCCGCTGGGCCAAGGAGCGCGGCCTGCCGCGCACGGAGGGCCACAAGGTCGGCGAGAGCGTCGTGCTGGACGTCCTCAAGGGCTGCCTGGAACTCGGCGTGAAGAACCTCTCGCTGTTCGCCTTCTCCACCGAGAACTGGAAGCGCTCGCCGGACGAGGTGCGCTTCCTGATGAACTTCAACCGGGACGTGATCCACCGCCGCCGGGACGAGATGCACGAGATGGGGATCCGGGTCCGCTGGGCCGGGCGGATGCCCAAGCTGTGGAAGAGCGTCGTCCAGGAGCTCCAGGTCGCCGAGGAGATGACCCGCGACAACGACGCGATGACGCTCTACATGTGCGTCAACTACGGCGGCCGGGCCGAGATCGCGGACGCGGCGGCGGCGCTGGCGGCGGACGTCGCGGCGGGGCGGCTCGACCCGAGGAAGGTCAACGAGAAGACCCTCGCCAAGTACATGTACCACCGCGACATGCCCGACGTGGACCTGCTCATCCGGCCCAGCGGCGAGCAGCGCACCTCCAACTTCCTGGTGTGGCAGTCGGCCTACGCGGAGCTGGTGTTCCAGGACGTGCTGTGGCCGGATTTCGACCGCCGCGACCTGTGGCGGGCCTGCGAGGAGTACGCCTCCCGGGACCGCCGCTACGGCGGGGCGCTGCCCAACGCGGTGCCGGACGAGCCGGTGCTGCCGGAGCAGCTGGTCCACTGA
- a CDS encoding LacI family DNA-binding transcriptional regulator — MTQQPASPRTAPTSADVARRAGVSRATVSYVLNNSASGRVSEQTRQRVRAAAAELGYVPHAAARSLRAGHTGIVLLTMPEVVFGPLFNSFLGELRAALRTLGYPIVIYGDSGGSDADAAGWAELRPTAVLAGLGSGLSARGVELLRQSGTRAVFTLGGQQVPGAHSLTLDQRQVGAVAARHLLAGGHHRIGAIVPTEPSLAVFGEPRLEGLRAVYAEHGGPGALVQPLRLGYSEQDAAELVSRWRELDLSALFAYNDEYALLLLSAFQDAGLEVPGEVALVGADDVLLARLTRPRLTTVRLELPDGARLAELIDRLIRNPEAPTESHSVGASQIVVRDSG; from the coding sequence ATGACTCAGCAACCGGCCTCCCCGCGCACCGCACCCACCAGCGCCGACGTCGCCCGCCGCGCCGGGGTGTCCCGTGCCACGGTCTCGTACGTCCTCAACAACAGCGCCAGCGGCCGGGTCAGCGAACAGACCCGGCAGCGGGTCCGCGCCGCCGCCGCCGAACTGGGCTACGTCCCGCACGCCGCCGCGCGTTCGCTGCGCGCCGGGCACACCGGGATCGTCCTGCTCACCATGCCCGAGGTGGTCTTCGGCCCGCTGTTCAACAGCTTCCTGGGCGAACTGCGGGCCGCGCTGCGGACGTTGGGCTACCCGATCGTGATCTACGGCGACTCCGGCGGCTCCGACGCCGACGCCGCCGGGTGGGCCGAGCTGCGCCCCACGGCGGTACTGGCCGGGCTCGGCTCCGGGCTCAGCGCGCGCGGCGTGGAGCTGCTGCGCCAGTCCGGCACCCGGGCGGTGTTCACCCTCGGCGGCCAACAGGTGCCCGGCGCACACTCGCTGACACTCGATCAGCGACAGGTCGGCGCGGTGGCGGCGCGGCATCTGCTGGCCGGGGGGCACCACCGCATCGGCGCGATCGTCCCGACCGAACCCAGCCTCGCCGTCTTCGGCGAGCCGCGACTGGAGGGCCTGCGGGCCGTCTACGCCGAGCACGGCGGCCCGGGCGCGCTGGTGCAGCCGCTGCGGCTCGGCTACAGCGAACAGGATGCCGCCGAACTGGTCTCCCGCTGGCGCGAGTTGGACCTGTCCGCGCTGTTCGCCTACAACGACGAGTACGCCCTGCTGCTGCTCAGCGCCTTCCAGGACGCCGGGCTGGAGGTCCCCGGGGAGGTCGCCCTGGTCGGCGCGGACGACGTGCTGCTGGCCCGGCTCACCCGGCCCCGGCTGACCACGGTGCGGCTCGAACTGCCGGACGGGGCACGGCTGGCGGAGCTGATCGACCGGCTGATCCGGAACCCGGAGGCGCCGACCGAGAGTCACTCCGTCGGCGCCTCGCAGATCGTCGTCCGCGACTCCGGCTGA
- a CDS encoding beta-glucosidase: protein MDSTTTEPSSTAAGTTTAGTAADRGREAAVEAALGRLDLTAKVALLAGADMWSLPANAEIGLGRLVMSDGPAGVRGEQWTPDDPSIAIPAPTALAATWDPDLVRRTGGLLAQEARRKGVHVVLAPTVNLHRSPRGGRHFEAYSEDPLLTGEIGAALVAGIQAGGVATTPKHWVANDSETDRYTVDVRADERTLRELYLAPFEAIVRKARPWGLMAAYNRVGGHSMSEHAELNNGVLRAEWGFDGVLVSDWTGARDTVRAALGGLDIAMPGPVTVYGEHLVAAVRDGRVPEAAVDELARRVLRLAARVGLLAGAPAAVPEPPADVDGEALAREVAARSFTLVRNQGALPLDPAPGSVAVIGAAAAQPRIGGGGSAQVFPTGVVSPLAGLRAALPPSTALGYALGADPAVHLAPLAAPVEAVLLGSGGAELGTAGLPDGGVRWIGRLPGGVGFADLRAVRITGVLQPQTTGVHRLGIRGQGRFLLEAGGRTLFDGEVRYQGTDPAGAFLNPPEEVLELDLDSTAPIELTLTHSLSKAPEFAGFGMVSFALGHGAPVGTEDELIDEAVALAASADVAVVVVATTEEVESEGVDRAGLALPGRQDELVRRVAQVNPRTVVVVNAGAPVLMPWREQVAAVLLTWFPGQEAGAALGEVLLGIREPGGRLPTTWPAAEADCPVWRVEPVDGRLDYREGLFVGYPAWQRRGGAAPAYWFGHGLGYTDWEYQGLDVRLRRPGPGEDPYAARAEAVVLVRNTGARTGRETVQVYLAPGGADPDRPDRRLAGFAVVEAAPGEVAEVRVELPLRAFQTWGADGWTTRPGRYTVEAGRSVADPRATAVLELPDGG, encoded by the coding sequence ATGGACAGCACCACCACCGAACCCAGCAGCACCGCGGCGGGCACCACCACCGCGGGTACCGCCGCCGACCGGGGCCGGGAGGCCGCGGTCGAGGCCGCCCTCGGCCGACTCGACCTCACCGCCAAGGTCGCCCTGCTCGCCGGGGCCGACATGTGGTCGCTGCCCGCCAACGCGGAGATCGGCCTCGGGCGGCTGGTCATGTCCGACGGCCCGGCCGGGGTGCGCGGCGAGCAGTGGACGCCGGACGACCCCTCGATCGCCATCCCCGCCCCGACCGCGCTGGCCGCCACCTGGGATCCCGACCTGGTCCGCCGCACCGGCGGGCTGCTGGCGCAGGAGGCCCGGCGCAAGGGCGTGCACGTGGTGCTCGCGCCCACGGTCAACCTGCACCGGAGCCCGCGCGGCGGACGCCACTTCGAGGCCTACTCGGAGGACCCGCTGCTCACCGGCGAGATCGGTGCGGCGCTGGTGGCCGGGATCCAGGCGGGCGGGGTGGCCACCACCCCGAAGCACTGGGTCGCCAACGACTCCGAGACCGACCGCTACACCGTGGACGTCCGGGCCGACGAGCGGACCCTGCGCGAGCTGTACCTGGCGCCGTTCGAGGCGATCGTCCGCAAGGCCCGGCCGTGGGGCCTGATGGCCGCCTACAACCGGGTCGGCGGGCACAGCATGAGCGAGCACGCCGAGCTCAACAACGGTGTGCTGCGCGCGGAGTGGGGTTTCGACGGGGTCCTGGTCTCGGACTGGACCGGGGCCAGGGACACCGTCCGGGCGGCGCTCGGCGGCCTGGACATCGCGATGCCGGGCCCGGTCACCGTCTACGGCGAGCACCTGGTCGCCGCCGTCCGCGACGGACGCGTGCCGGAGGCGGCCGTGGACGAGCTGGCCCGCCGGGTGCTGCGCCTGGCCGCCCGGGTCGGCCTGCTGGCCGGGGCTCCCGCCGCCGTGCCCGAGCCCCCGGCGGACGTCGACGGCGAGGCACTGGCGCGGGAGGTCGCCGCCCGCTCGTTCACCCTGGTCCGCAACCAGGGCGCGCTGCCGCTCGACCCGGCGCCCGGCTCGGTGGCGGTGATCGGCGCCGCCGCCGCGCAGCCCAGGATCGGCGGCGGCGGCTCCGCCCAGGTCTTCCCGACCGGGGTGGTCAGCCCGTTGGCGGGGCTGCGGGCCGCACTGCCGCCGAGCACCGCGCTCGGCTACGCGCTCGGCGCGGATCCGGCCGTCCACCTGGCACCGCTGGCGGCGCCGGTCGAGGCGGTGCTGCTGGGCTCCGGCGGGGCCGAGCTCGGCACCGCCGGGCTGCCCGACGGCGGTGTCCGCTGGATCGGCCGACTGCCGGGCGGGGTCGGCTTCGCGGACCTGCGCGCGGTCCGGATCACCGGCGTGCTCCAGCCGCAGACCACCGGCGTGCACCGGTTGGGCATCCGCGGCCAGGGCCGCTTCCTGCTGGAGGCCGGGGGCCGGACCCTGTTCGACGGGGAGGTGCGCTACCAGGGCACCGACCCGGCCGGGGCGTTCCTCAACCCGCCGGAGGAGGTGCTCGAACTCGACCTGGACAGCACTGCGCCGATTGAGCTGACGCTCACTCATTCTCTTTCCAAGGCACCGGAGTTCGCCGGGTTCGGGATGGTCTCGTTCGCCCTCGGCCATGGCGCCCCGGTCGGCACCGAGGACGAACTGATCGACGAGGCGGTGGCGTTGGCGGCGTCGGCCGATGTCGCGGTGGTGGTCGTGGCCACCACCGAGGAGGTGGAGAGCGAGGGCGTCGACCGGGCCGGACTGGCCCTGCCCGGACGCCAGGACGAGTTGGTCCGCCGGGTCGCCCAGGTCAACCCGCGGACGGTGGTGGTGGTCAACGCGGGCGCGCCGGTGCTGATGCCCTGGCGCGAGCAGGTCGCGGCGGTGCTGCTCACCTGGTTCCCGGGGCAGGAGGCGGGCGCGGCCCTGGGCGAGGTGCTGCTCGGGATCCGCGAGCCCGGTGGACGGCTGCCCACCACCTGGCCGGCGGCGGAGGCCGACTGCCCGGTGTGGCGGGTCGAGCCGGTCGACGGCCGACTGGACTACCGCGAGGGCCTGTTCGTCGGCTACCCGGCCTGGCAGCGGCGCGGCGGCGCGGCCCCCGCGTACTGGTTCGGCCACGGCCTCGGCTACACCGACTGGGAGTACCAGGGCCTCGACGTCCGGCTGCGGCGGCCGGGGCCGGGCGAGGACCCGTACGCGGCCCGGGCCGAGGCGGTGGTGCTGGTCCGCAACACCGGCGCGCGGACCGGCCGCGAGACGGTGCAGGTCTACCTCGCGCCGGGTGGCGCGGACCCGGACCGCCCGGACCGGCGGTTGGCCGGGTTCGCGGTGGTCGAGGCGGCGCCGGGCGAGGTCGCCGAGGTCCGGGTGGAGCTGCCGCTGCGGGCGTTCCAGACCTGGGGGGCGGACGGCTGGACCACCCGCCCCGGCCGGTACACGGTCGAGGCGGGGCGCAGCGTCGCCGACCCCCGGGCGACCGCCGTGCTGGAGCTGCCGGACGGCGGCTGA
- a CDS encoding Fur family transcriptional regulator: protein MPANQSSPARSTRQRTAVASLLAEVDDFRSAQELHDLLKHRGDSVGLTTVYRTLQSLADAGEIDVLRTDEGEAVYRRCSSGHHHHLVCRRCGRTVEVEGPAVERWAEGIAREHGFVDIAHTLEIFGTCADCAAQETTP, encoded by the coding sequence CTGCCCGCGAACCAGTCCTCCCCCGCGCGGTCGACCAGGCAGCGCACCGCTGTCGCCTCGCTGCTCGCCGAGGTCGACGACTTCCGCAGCGCGCAGGAGCTGCACGACCTGCTCAAGCACCGGGGCGACTCGGTCGGCCTGACCACCGTCTACCGCACCCTCCAGTCGCTCGCCGACGCCGGTGAGATCGACGTGCTGCGCACCGACGAGGGCGAGGCGGTGTACCGGCGGTGCAGCAGCGGGCACCACCACCACCTGGTGTGCCGCCGCTGCGGTCGCACGGTCGAGGTGGAGGGCCCGGCCGTGGAGCGCTGGGCCGAGGGCATCGCCCGCGAGCACGGCTTCGTCGACATCGCGCACACCCTGGAGATCTTCGGCACCTGCGCCGACTGCGCGGCCCAGGAGACGACGCCCTAG
- a CDS encoding TerB family tellurite resistance protein, with amino-acid sequence MTQLVGVSARWRTDVLGEFFCPGCGGDRNYRRQHGRRWLRLLGLPALPLGDAGSTLQCTSCSGRYPLDALERPTSGNLLAMLRTAQYTIALTLLAAGGTGARAAREAAVGVIREAGYADLDEPQVLAALAALREGDEELSELYGCGSGLAVELHTALEPLAPHLAAPGLEHLLLQGARIALADGPYRPTEREALRATGNCLGLTAERIDATLTAATRQPHP; translated from the coding sequence ATGACGCAGCTCGTGGGTGTCAGCGCCCGATGGCGCACCGACGTACTGGGCGAGTTCTTCTGCCCTGGATGCGGCGGTGACCGGAACTACCGGCGGCAGCACGGACGCAGATGGCTGCGGCTGCTCGGGCTGCCCGCGCTGCCGCTCGGCGACGCCGGATCCACCCTCCAGTGCACCTCCTGCTCCGGCCGCTACCCGCTGGACGCGCTGGAGCGCCCGACCTCCGGCAACCTGCTGGCGATGCTGCGCACCGCCCAGTACACGATCGCGCTGACCCTGCTGGCGGCCGGCGGCACCGGTGCCCGGGCCGCCCGCGAGGCCGCCGTCGGGGTGATCCGCGAGGCCGGGTACGCCGACCTGGACGAGCCGCAGGTGCTGGCCGCGCTAGCGGCCCTGCGCGAGGGCGACGAGGAGCTGTCCGAGCTGTACGGCTGCGGCAGCGGCCTGGCGGTGGAGCTGCACACCGCGCTGGAGCCGCTGGCCCCGCACCTGGCCGCGCCGGGCCTGGAGCACCTGCTGCTCCAGGGCGCCCGGATCGCCCTCGCCGACGGCCCCTACCGCCCCACCGAACGCGAGGCGCTGCGGGCCACCGGCAACTGCCTGGGCCTGACCGCCGAGCGGATCGACGCGACGCTGACCGCGGCCACCCGGCAGCCGCACCCGTAG
- the leuA gene encoding 2-isopropylmalate synthase: MSEIQQPFAERPTPITAATVRQQPSKMPYQRYVPFGTVDLPDRTWPTKVITKAPRWLSTDLRDGNQALIDPMSPARKRAMFDLLVRMGYKEIEVGFPSSGATDFDFVRSIIEEGAIPEDVTISVLTQAREELIERTVESLIGAPRATVHLYNATSPLFRRVVFKGSRADVRQIAVDGTRLVMEYAEKLLAGSTPGGGTVFGYQYSPEIFIDTELDFALEVCEAVMDVWQPAEGREIILNLPTTVERSTPNVYADKMEWMSRNLSRREFVALSTHPHNDRGTGVASAELAIMAGADRVEGCLFGQGERTGNLDLVNVGMNLFSQGVDPMIDFSDIDEIRRTYEYCNQMVVPERHPYAGDLVYTSFSGSHQDAIKKGFDALEADAAAAGHPVGEHTWGVPYLPIDPKDVGRSYEAVIRVNSQSGKGGIAYVLKNDHKLDLPRRMQIEFSKIIQQKTDTDGGEVTPAQIWAAFEDEYLPTPDAAWGRIQLGEYRLATTPEGKDAIEVEAVVDGAPVALSGTGDGPIDAFFAALHSIGVDARLLDYVEHTMSQGSGAQAASYWECAVDGSVRWGVGIDTSIVRASIKAVVSAVNRAQRG; encoded by the coding sequence ATGTCCGAGATCCAGCAGCCCTTCGCCGAGCGGCCCACCCCGATCACCGCCGCCACCGTGCGCCAGCAGCCCTCGAAGATGCCGTACCAGCGGTACGTACCCTTCGGTACCGTCGACCTGCCCGACCGGACCTGGCCGACCAAGGTCATCACCAAGGCCCCGCGCTGGCTGTCCACGGACCTGCGGGACGGCAACCAGGCCCTGATCGACCCGATGTCCCCGGCCCGCAAGCGCGCCATGTTCGACCTGCTGGTGCGGATGGGCTACAAGGAGATCGAGGTCGGCTTCCCCTCCTCCGGCGCCACCGACTTCGACTTCGTGCGCTCCATCATCGAAGAGGGCGCGATCCCGGAGGACGTCACCATCAGCGTCCTGACGCAGGCCCGCGAGGAGCTGATCGAGCGCACGGTGGAGTCGCTGATCGGCGCGCCCCGGGCGACCGTCCACCTGTACAACGCCACCTCGCCGCTGTTCCGCCGGGTCGTCTTCAAGGGCTCGCGGGCCGACGTCAGGCAGATCGCGGTCGACGGCACCCGGCTGGTGATGGAGTACGCCGAGAAGCTGCTGGCCGGATCCACCCCCGGCGGCGGCACGGTCTTCGGCTACCAGTACTCGCCGGAGATCTTCATCGACACCGAGCTGGACTTCGCGCTGGAGGTCTGCGAGGCGGTGATGGACGTCTGGCAGCCCGCCGAGGGCCGCGAGATCATCCTGAACCTGCCGACCACGGTCGAGCGGTCCACCCCCAACGTCTACGCGGACAAGATGGAGTGGATGTCGCGGAACCTGTCGCGGCGCGAGTTCGTCGCGCTGTCCACCCACCCGCACAACGACCGGGGCACCGGCGTGGCCTCCGCCGAGCTGGCGATCATGGCCGGAGCCGACCGGGTCGAGGGCTGCCTGTTCGGCCAGGGCGAGCGGACCGGCAACCTGGACCTGGTCAACGTCGGGATGAACCTGTTCTCGCAGGGCGTCGACCCGATGATCGACTTCTCGGACATCGACGAGATCCGCCGCACCTACGAGTACTGCAACCAGATGGTCGTACCGGAGCGCCACCCCTACGCCGGTGACCTGGTGTACACCTCCTTCTCCGGCTCGCACCAGGACGCGATCAAGAAGGGCTTCGACGCGCTGGAGGCCGACGCGGCGGCGGCCGGGCACCCGGTCGGCGAGCACACCTGGGGCGTGCCCTACCTGCCGATCGACCCCAAGGACGTCGGCCGCTCCTACGAGGCCGTGATCCGGGTCAACAGCCAGTCCGGCAAGGGCGGCATCGCCTACGTGCTGAAGAACGACCACAAGCTGGACCTGCCGCGCCGGATGCAGATCGAGTTCTCGAAGATCATCCAGCAGAAGACCGACACCGACGGCGGCGAGGTCACCCCGGCGCAGATCTGGGCCGCGTTCGAGGACGAGTACCTGCCCACCCCCGACGCCGCCTGGGGCCGGATCCAGCTGGGCGAGTACCGGCTGGCCACCACCCCCGAGGGCAAGGACGCGATCGAGGTCGAGGCCGTGGTCGACGGCGCGCCGGTCGCCCTGTCCGGCACCGGCGACGGCCCGATCGACGCCTTCTTCGCCGCGCTGCACTCGATCGGGGTGGACGCCCGGCTGCTGGACTACGTCGAGCACACCATGAGCCAGGGCTCCGGCGCCCAGGCCGCCTCCTACTGGGAGTGCGCCGTGGACGGCTCGGTGCGCTGGGGCGTCGGCATCGACACCAGCATCGTCCGCGCCTCGATCAAGGCGGTCGTCAGCGCCGTCAACCGGGCGCAGCGCGGTTGA
- a CDS encoding M4 family metallopeptidase has protein sequence MTTQHHGIVPVFCGIVPPHLLERLVHDADEAVRAAARLSLELDALHRRQRAGRTPTVPAPAQPPAPPTPTAQRTIHDGRHQQPLPGPVVRTEGSAPVADQSVDRAYDGLGDTFTFYLDAYGRRSVDGRGLPLEATVHHGVHYDNAFWNGRQMVFGDGDGVLFNDFTVSVDVIGHELTHGVTQYTANLDYQDQSGALNESVSDVFGSMVKQFTLGQTAAQADWLIGAGLLAPGVQGVALRSMKAPGTAYDDPRLGADPQPATMSGYISTDSDNGGVHLNSGIPNHAFYLAATAIGGHAWERAGQIWYDVLTGGRLAANADFAAFATATADAARARFGAGTELDAVRAAWSAVGVQVAAVPAAADGSDGTSATARINTPLNPA, from the coding sequence ATGACCACACAGCACCACGGAATCGTGCCGGTTTTCTGCGGCATCGTCCCCCCGCACCTGCTGGAACGACTTGTCCACGATGCGGACGAGGCGGTCCGCGCGGCCGCCCGGCTCTCGCTCGAACTGGACGCGCTGCACCGGCGCCAGCGCGCCGGGCGCACACCGACCGTGCCCGCCCCCGCGCAGCCACCCGCGCCCCCCACGCCGACCGCCCAGCGCACCATCCACGACGGCCGGCACCAGCAGCCGCTGCCCGGCCCGGTGGTCCGCACGGAGGGCTCCGCGCCGGTCGCCGACCAGAGCGTGGACCGCGCCTACGACGGCCTCGGCGACACCTTCACCTTCTACCTCGACGCCTACGGCCGCCGCTCGGTGGACGGCCGGGGCCTGCCGCTGGAGGCCACCGTGCACCACGGGGTCCACTACGACAACGCCTTCTGGAACGGGCGGCAGATGGTCTTCGGCGACGGCGACGGCGTCCTCTTCAACGACTTCACCGTCTCCGTCGACGTCATCGGCCACGAACTCACCCACGGCGTCACCCAGTACACCGCGAACCTCGACTACCAGGACCAGTCCGGCGCGCTCAACGAGTCGGTCTCGGACGTCTTCGGCTCGATGGTGAAGCAGTTCACCCTCGGCCAGACCGCCGCGCAGGCGGACTGGCTGATCGGCGCGGGCCTGCTCGCCCCGGGCGTGCAGGGGGTCGCCCTGCGCTCGATGAAGGCCCCCGGCACCGCCTACGACGACCCGCGCCTGGGCGCCGACCCGCAGCCGGCGACCATGTCCGGCTACATCAGCACCGACAGCGACAACGGCGGCGTGCACCTCAACTCCGGCATCCCCAACCACGCCTTCTACCTGGCCGCCACCGCCATCGGCGGGCACGCCTGGGAGCGCGCCGGGCAGATCTGGTACGACGTGCTCACCGGCGGCCGACTGGCCGCGAACGCGGACTTCGCGGCCTTCGCCACCGCCACCGCGGACGCCGCCCGGGCCCGCTTCGGCGCGGGGACGGAGCTGGACGCGGTACGCGCCGCCTGGTCGGCGGTCGGGGTGCAGGTGGCGGCGGTACCGGCCGCGGCGGACGGTTCGGACGGGACTTCGGCCACAGCGAGAATTAACACTCCACTCAACCCCGCATAG